The genomic DNA AGACCGACGAGCTCGGAGACGCGCAGGCCCGAAGCGTACAGGAGCTCGAGGATCGCGGAGTCGCGTGCGGCGACGGCATCGCCCTCGCCGGCACGCGCGTCGACCGCGGCGAGCAGATCGGCGATCGCGGACTGGGTCAGCACACGCGGCAGCGTGCGGTGCGGCCGAGGCGCCCGCAGGCGTGCCGACGGATCCGCCGCGAGCGCACCGACGCGGGTCAGCCACGCGCACCAGCCGCGGGCTGCCGCGGCGCGGCGTGCCACCGAGCTGCGGGCGAGCCCGCGTTCGGTCGCCTGCCACAACCAGTCGCGCAGCAGCGCCAGGTCGAGGTCGGCCACGACGCCGGCGCCGCGTTCGCGCGCGAACCCGACGAGGTCGGCGAGGTCGCGGGCGTACGCGGTGAGCGTGTTCGCCGCGACCGCCCGTTCGAACTCGAGGTGCTCGAGGTAGTCGGCGACGAGCACCCCGAACCCGTCGGTCGCCGAGTCGGGGACGCGCGTCATGCGCCCGCCTTGCGCCCGAATCGTTCGAGCCGGCCCGCTTCGTCGAGTGCCTCGAGCTCGGCGAGGAACTCGGCACCGAAGCTCGTCACCACCGGGTGCGCGCCGACCGGCACCACCGAGGTCACGGCGGCGTCGTCGAAGAGGTGCACCACCGAGCAGGACTGCCCGCCGTCGACGCCGACGAGTTCGCGCGGGGGCGCGGACAGATCCATCGTGTAGGCGAGCGCGCCGGCGACCGACACCGGAATGCCGGCGAACTCGCCGTTCGTCGGGTAGTGCAGGTGGCCCCCGAGGATGAGGCGCACGTCGGTGCCCGCGAGCACGTCGGCGAGCGTGTCCTGCCCGCGCAGCTCGAGCACGTCCATGACCGCGAGCGGGGTCGCGATCGGGGCGTGGTGGAGGGCCAGCACGGTGCCGCGCTCGGCCGGTGCGGCGAGTTCGGTCGCGAGCCAGTGGAGCGCCGCGTCGTCCACGCTGCCGTGGTGGTAGCCGGGCACGCTCACGTCGAGGGCGATGATGCGCAGACCGTCGACCGTCACGGATCGGTGCACCGGTGCGTCGCCCGGCGGCTCGTCGAGCAGTTCGGCACGGAACGACGCCCGCTCGTCGTGGTTGCCCATGACCCAGACGAGCTCGGCGCCGGTGGCCGCGACCAGCGGTGCGATCGCCGCCCGCGCCCGTCGGTACGCGTCGGGCTCGCCGAGGTCGGCGACATCGCCGGTCACGACGATCGCGTCGATCGACGTGCCGAGTCTCGCCAGCTGGGCGACGGCACGATCGAGCAGTGCGACCGTGTCGACCCGCCCGCCGAGCAGCGCGCCGCCCGCGAGCAGGTGCGTGTCGGACAGGTGCGCGAGCACGTGCCGCGCAGCGGGGTACCTGCCGAGCCGCGGCCGGTCGCTGTGGTCGCTCTGGTCGTCGATGGCGTGCACGGCGCCAGCCTACGGCGGACCGCCGACGCGGCGCCCGCCACGCGCCGACCGCGTCAGCACGCTGCACGCCCCACGCGGACCGCGTCAGCACGCTGCACGCCCCACGCGGACCGCCGACCGCCTCAGCCCGCCGCCGCGCGCCGACCGCCTCATCCCGCGGCTCGCCGCGCGACCCAGCCGTTCGGTCGTCTCGCCGCCCTGCCTTCGATCTCGAGGATGCCGAGGACGCCCATGACCCGCGCGGGTTCGACTCCGGCCAGGCGTGCGACGTCGTCGACGCTGCGCGGCGAACGCGGACTGAGCGCGTCGAGCACTCGCACCGCATCGGGGTGGGCCGACGGGCCGGGCGGGCCGCCGCGGGCGGCGCCGGCCGGATCGTCGAACAGTCGGAGCGCACCGTGCGCACCGGTGCCGCCCGCGAGTTCGGCCATCTGCGCGGCGTTCACGACGCAGATCGCGTCGCGTTCGCGCAGCAGCCGATGACACCCGGCCGACACCGGACTCGTGACCGGCCCGGGCACCGCGCCGATCGGCCGGCCGAGTGCGCTCGCGTGGTTCGCGGTGTTCAGCGACCCCGACCGGTGCCCGGCCTCGATCACGACGGTCGCGGCGGACGCCGCGGCGATCAAGCGGTTGCGTTGCAGGAACCTCCATTTCGTCGGCGAGGATCCGCACGGCACTTCGGACACGACCGCACCCGTCTGCACGATGCGCGACAGCAGGTCGTCGTGGCCCAGCGGGTAGAACCGGTCGATGCCGCCGGCGAGGAACGCCACGGTGCTGCCGGCGCTGCGCAGCGCCGAACGGTGCGCCATGCCGTCGATGCCGTACGCGCCGCCCGACACGACGGTGAACCCGCGGTCGACGAGTCCGGCGGACGCTTCGATCGCCACGTGCTCGCCGTACCCGGTCGCCGCGCGGGCGCCGACGAGGGCGATCGCCGGCGCGCTCGACGCGATGGCCGCGGTGCGCCCCCGCACCCACAGCGCGAGCGGCGTGTGCACTCCGAGGTCGTCGACGCCGATCGGCCAGTCGGGATCGCCCGGCACGAGCAGTGCCGCCCCGACTCGGGCGGCTTGCGCGAGCGAGCGCAGGATCGCCTCGGCGTCGAGCCGCGGCATCCATCGCGCGAGCGCATCCGAGATCGTCTTCGGCGTCACGGTCGCCTCGGCGGGCAGCAGGGCGGCCAGCGCTGCGACGTCAGGTCGCGCGAGCAGCGCGTGCGCGGTCGCGACGGCGCCCACCTGCGCAACCGCGCGCCCCATGACGCCGTCGCCGGGCTCGGCGAGGGCGCCGAGCACGATGCGGGCGAACGCATCGGCATCGTCGAGCGATCTCCCCACCGCTTCGAGCGCGCGTGCCGAGCGGTCGAGCAGCTCGTCGAACGCGTCGGATCCCCGCATCACGCCATCGCCTTCCGCAGGAACAGCGCCTCGCCGACGTGGCCGGCGTCGGGGCGCGCGGCGCCCTCGAGGTCGCTGAGGGTCCAGGCGACTTTGATCACCCGGTCGTAGCCGCGCATGGTCACGGACCCGCGTTCGAGCGCCCGGTCGAGCGCCGCGGTCGCGCGCCCGCCCGGATGCAGGCCGCCGGCTCCGCGGATCCACGGGCCCGGCATGTCGGCGTTCACCCGCCACGGCGTGCCGGTGAGCCGTTCGGCAGCGGCACCGCGCGCGGCGAGCACCGCGGCGCGCGCCTCGGCCGTGGTGGTGGTGCGCCGCTCCCCCGCCATGCGCAGCTCGGCTGCGGTGATGCGGGGAACCCAGAGCCGCAGGTCGACCCGGTCGAGCAGCGGCCCCGAGATGCGACCGAGGTACCTGCGCCGCACCGAGGGTGCGCACGAGCACTCGGCGTCGCTCACGCCGTGCTGCCCGCACGGGCATGGGTTGGCGGCCAGCACGAGCTGGAACCGAGCGGGGAACGTGGCGACCGCATTGGCGCGGTGGATGCTGATGCTGCCCGACTCGAGCGGCTGGCGCAGCACGTCCAGCACGGACGCCGGGAACTCGGGCGCCTCGTCGAGGAACAGCACGCCGTGCGAGGCGCGCGGCGCGGCGCCGGGCCGGATGATGCGGCTGCCGCCGCCCACCATCGCCGCAGCCGACGCGGTGTGGTGCGGCGCCTCGAACGGCGGCCGGCGGTTCAGACCCTTCGGAGCGCGCCCGGCCAGCGACCTCAGCGAGGCCACCTCGAGCGCGGCATCGGTGTCGAGATCGGGCAGCAGGCCGGGCAGCCGGGCGGCGAGCATCGTCTTGCCCGCGCCGGGCGGCCCCTCGAGGAAGAGGTGGTGCCCGCCCGCCGCAGCGACCAGCAGCGCCCGGATCGCGGACTCGTTGCCGGCCACGTCGGCCAGGTCGAGGTGCGCCGTCTCCGCCGACGTCTCGGCCTGCGCCGCGCCATCGGCGGCTGCGAGCGGGTCGGCGCCGAGCAGCTCCTCGGGCACGTCGTACCGGCCGCCGTGCCAGATCGCCGCCTCGCAGAGCGTCGCCACCCCGACCACGCGTACGTCGGGGACGAGCGCGGCCTCCTCGGCGTTCGCCGCCGGCACCATGACCGTGCGGTGCCCGGCCCGCGCCGCGGCGAGCACGGCCGGAAGCACGCCGTCGATGGGCCGGACCCGCCCGTCCAGCCCGAGTTCGCCGAGGTGCACGACCTGCCCGACCGACGCCGGATCGACCCCGCCGCACGCCGCGAGGCAGGCTATCGCGATGCCCAGGTCGAAGGCCGAGCCGTGCTTCGGCAACGACGCGGGCGACAGGTTGACCGTGAGGCGGCGGTTCGGCAGCGGGCAGCCGGCGTTCGTCGCCGCGGAGCGCACTCGATCGCGCGCCTCGGCCAGCGCCGCGTCGGGCAGACCGATGATGATCAGGTTGGGCAGCTGACTGGACAGGTCGGCCTCGACGTCGACGATCGACCCGGCCAGCCCCAACAGCGCCACCGACCTGGTGCGCCCGACCGGCATCAGCCGAGCCCTTCGAGGTGCTCGATGAGCGCGGGCGCCTCGCCGGGAACGAGGATGGCGACGGCGTCGAGTCGGATCCGCCCGACGGCACGGCCCGACGCCTCGCACCACGCGACCGCGAGCCGGCGCATCCGCGCCAGCTTCAGCGCCGTGATCGCCTCGAACGGATGCCCGTAGCCGGCGCCCGTGCGCGTCTTCACCTCGACGAAGACCGTGTCGTCGCCGTCGCGCGCGACGATGTCGATCTCGCCGAGCCGGCACCGCCAGTTGCGGTCGAGCACGACCATGCCGCGCGCGACGAGGTGGTCGACCGCGAGCTGTTCGCCGCGTCGACCGAGTTCCGTATTGTGGGCCATCCGCACCACCTCCGCGACCAGCGTCGCGGGCGGGCGGGCCCGCACGGCGCGGCGGTGACGCGACTGTGGGAACCCGGGGGCGGGCCCCCGCCTGTCGAGGAGGAGTCGAACGCGCCGCGCGGCCTACTCGTCGAGCGCGAGCTCTTTCGGCAGCTCGAACTCGCGCGTGGCGAGCTCTTCGATGTTCACGTCCTTGAAGGTGAGCACCCGCACGGCCTTCACGAATCGATCGGCGCGGTAGACGTCCCACACCCAGACGTCTTTCATGGCGAGCTCGAAGTAGAAGTCGTGCTCGGTGTCGCGGCGCACCAGTTCGACCTCGTTCGCGAGGTAGAACCGACGCTCGGTCTCGACCACGTACTTGAACTGCGCCACGATGTCGCGGTACTCGCGGTACAGGGCCAGCTCGACCTCGCGGTCGTAGTCGTCGAATTCGTCCTCGTCCATCGGATTCATCCTACGCCGAGGTCGAACAGCGCCGGCTCCTCGGCGGCCGCCGCCGAGCGGTCGTGCAGCCAGGTGCGCCGGTGCAGCGCGCTGGGACCGTGCTCGGCGAGGGCGGCGAAGTGCGCGCGCGTCGAGTAGCCCTTGTTCTCGTCCCAGCCGTAGAGCGGCAGGTCGTCGTGCGCGCGGCGCATTCCGCGGTCGCGGTGCACCTTGGCGATGACGGATGCCGCCGACACCGATGCGCAGTCGCGGTCGGCTTTGATGCGCGTGACGACCCGCGCCCGGTGCTCGATCGACGGGCTCAACCAGTCGTAGTTGCCGTCGAGCACGAGCGGCAGCCCGGATTCGAGCGCGACGCTCTCGGCGAGCTGCGCCCAGGCCCGCGCTCCGGCGAGGCCGAGGCAGGCCATGATGCCGAGTTCGTCGATCTCATCGGCGGATGCCTCGCCCACCGCCGAGGCGTGCACCCACGCCGCCGCCCGCGGCGCGAGCAGCTCGCGCTTGGGCTCGGGCAGCAGCTTCGAGTCTCGAAGCCCGGCGGGCATGCGCCGCACGTCGGGGCCGATGACCACGAGCCCCACCGTCACCGGGCCGGCCAGCGCCCCTCGACCGACCTCGTCGCAGGCGAGCACGAACGGCACCCCCTCGTCGAACATCGCACGTTCGACGCGCAGATCGGGGGCGTTGCGGCGCGCCATTCAGCCCGTGCCCTTCTCGACGCCGTCGAACACGTCGGGATAGTTGCCGAGCCACGCCCAGTGCGACACGGGCCAGCTCACGACGAACGCGCGACCGACGACGTTCTCGATGGGCACGAAACCCTTCAACGGCGTGTCGCCGTTGTAGCGCGAGTCCTGCGAGTCGTACCGGTTGTCGCCCATCATCCAGAGCCGGTCGGCCGGCACGGTGACGTCGAAGTCGTCACGCGAGACCTTCTCTTCGCCGGGCGGCAGGGTGACGTACGGCTCGTCGAGCGGCACGCCGTTGACGCTCATCTGCCCGAGCGCGTTGCAGCAGGTGACGTGGTCGCCGGGCAGACCGATGAGGCGCTTCACGAGGTGGTCGTTCGAATCGGGCGCGCTCAGCCCGACGAGCGCGAGGAACCAGTCGACCGCGGCGACGAGCGGCGGCTGCTCGGGCTCGACCCGTGCCGGAAGCCACCCGCCCGGGTCGCGGAACACGACCACGTCGCCGCGCTCGAGCGGCACGACCTCGGGCACGAGCTGGTTGACGATGATGCGGTCGTCGACTTCGAGGGTGACCTCCATCGAACCCGACGGGATGAAGAACGACCGGATCAGGAAGGTCTTGATGAGGAACGAGACGAGCACCGCCACCACGAAGATGACCAGCACATCGCGCAGGAACAGCAGTGCGCCGCGCCTGCGCCGCGTCGCCGCCGTTGTCGTCGTATCGCCGTCATCGCCGTCTGCGCGCATGGTGCGAGTGTGTTCCTCTGTCATTTAACCGCCCGAGCTCCCCGCCCAGTCTAGGGGTGGGGAGCTCGGTGGAATCGCCGGAGCGGCGAGGGACTCGCCGCGCGAAATCAGTTCTCGCGCTTCTCCTTGATCTTGGCCTTCTTGCCGCGCAGTTCGCGCAGGTAGTACAGCTTCGCGCGCCGCACGTCACCGCGGGTGACGACCTCGATCTTGTCGATGATCGGCGAGTGCACCGGGAACTTGCGCTCGACGCCGACCTGGAAGCTGATCTTGCGGACCGTGAAGGTCTCGCGGACGCCCTGGCCCGAACGGCCGATGACGACGCCCTGGAACACCTGGACGCGCGACCGGCTGCCTTCGACGATGTTGACGTGCACCTTGACGGTGTCGCCGGGGCGGAAGTCGGGGATGTCGCTCTTCAGGCTGGCGGCATCGACGCTGTCGAGGATGTGCATGATGGTTCGCTCTCTGCGCCCGCCACCGGTCGAACGCGGATCATGGATGGAAGTGTCTGGTGCCGCCCGCGCGGGATTCGCGCTGTGCGTGCTCCCCGGAGGCAGAGTCCTGCGGCGGCACAAACAACCATTCTGCCAGATCGGGGCGACCCCCGCCAAAACGAGCGGATCGGAGGTCGGTCGCGGCCTCCGTCAGTCGCGCACCTCGTGGACGATGATCACGTCGCCGTCGTCGTCGCCGGACCGCGGCTGCGTCGGAGCATCCGGCCGGTTCTGGTTCGCGAGCCGCTCGAACTCCGTCATGCTCGCCTGCATGCGCCGCGCGCCGTCGGCGACCAACTGCCAGATCGACGCCCAGAACGCGGCGACCGCGGCGAACAGCGCGAGCACGCCGAACAGCAGTGCGGCGGCGCCGTAGCAGCCGGCCGCGACGAGCAGCAGATGCCAGGCCCCGATCACCCCGACGTCGGTCCACGAGACCGCGCGTTCGGCACGCACGGTGGGGCGCGCGTTCACGAGCACCGCGATCACGAGGAGCGCGAGGAACGCCGCCGGGATGGTGATGACCAGCCCGAGCGTGCTCCATCCGCCTGCGCCGAAGATCGCCCAGCCGACCACCATCCACAGCGGCAGCACGACGGGAGCGATGAACAGCCACCGCAGGAACACGCGCCGGAAGAGCATGTCCTCAGGCTAACCCCGCCCGCCGAGCGCGGCGCGGGGTGTTCACTCAGGGCGGACCCGACAGAATAGGAACCGTGATCGAACTGAGGACCCCCGCCGAGCTTGACGAGATGCGCCCCGCCGGCCGATTCGTCGCGAGCGTGCTCGAGGCCACCGCCGCCGCCGCGAAAGTCGGCGTGAACCTGCTGGAGCTCGACGCCATCGCGCACGAGATGATCCGCAAGGCCGGCGCCGAGAGCTGCTACATCGACTACCACCCGTCGTTCGGCGCGAGCCCGTTCGGCAAGGTGATCTGCACGTCGGTGAACGACGCCGTGCTGCACGGCCTCCCCCACGACTACACCCTCCGCGACGGCGACCTGCTGAGCCTCGACTTCGCCGCGAGCGTGAACGGTTGGGTCTCGGACTCGGCGATCTCGCTCGTCGTCGGCACCCCGCGCGACGCCGACCTGCGCCTCATCGACACCACCGAGCGGGCGCTCGCCGCCGGCATCGCGGCCGCCACGGTCGGCAACCGCATCGGAGACATCTCCCGTGCGATCGCCGACGTGGCGCGCGCGCAGGGCTATTCGATCAACACCGACTTCGGCGGCCACGGCGTCGGGCGCACCATGCACGGCGACCCGCACGTGCCGAACAACGGCCGGCCCGGCCGCGGCATGCCGTTGAAGCCCGGCCTCGTGATCGCGATCGAGCCGTGGTTCCTCGAGACCACCGACCGGATCTTCACCGATCCCGACGGCTGGACGCTGCGCAGCGCCGACGGCTCGCGCGGCGCGCACTCCGAGCACACGGTCGCGATCACCGAGCAGGGACCGATCGTGCTCACTCAGCGCGCGGGCTGAGCCCCTCCGGGTCGGTCAGGACGCGAGCTCGACCTCGATCGACCCGCCCACCACGCGCGTGCGGTACGTGCGCAGCACGAGCGACGGGTCGGTGTAGCACTCGCCGGTGCCGAGGTCGTAGACCTCTTTGTGCAACGGGGACGCGATCGTCGGACGATCGCCTCGTGAGCCGACGATGCCCCTGGCCATGACCGGGGCGCCCGAGTGCGGGTCGTGATGGTCGACGGCGTACACCTCGTCGTCCGAGACGAGGACGATCGCCACCTGCCGATCGTCGAGCAGTGCGGCCTCGGCCCAGTTCGGCTCGAGGTCCTCCACCGCGCAGACCGTACGCCAGGTCGTGTCGAGCAGGATCGTCATCGTGCACCCTCCGCGGTCGGCGCCGGCGCGATTCGCCGGCTCGTGTCCGAAACGGTAGGACGGGCATGTTTCGCCCGACGACAGCTGCTGTTTCATACCCGTGAATCCGGCCTCACGCCGTGGTCGGGGGGACGTGCGCACGGCGAGCGGGTCGGTTACCGCCGCGAAACACTTCCGAAACGGCACCACCGTACGCTCGCGGCGAGTCACTGATCCACCGGATGCCGCGCCAGCGCGATCGTCCGGTCCGCGAGGTCGCACGGGGGCGGCGCGACGCGCTGCCGTCGGCGTTCCCGCCGTCGAGAGGAGTCGCATGTCCGAATCCGCCAGCGCGCACCAGGCCGATGTCCGCGAGGTCCTCATCGTCGGCGCCGGGCCGGCCGCCCACCGCCTCGCCGACAGCCTGCACGCCCGCGACCACGAGCGCGCGGTTCGGGTGACCGTCGTCGGCGAGGAGTCGTGGCATCCGTACGACCGGGTCGCGCTCAGCACCCGGCTGGCGGGCGAAGTCGACCTCACCCTGCAGCCCTCGGAGATGTGGTCGGAAGACCAGGTGCGCCTGGTCGTCGGCGAACGCGTCGAAGCCGTCGACCCGGCCGCCCGCACGGCGACCACCGACGCCGGCCGGGTGCTGCACTGGGACGAGCTCGTGCTCGCGACGGGCTCGTCGGCGCCGGTGCCCGACCTCCCCGGCGCCGAGCACGCCCGCGTCTACCGCACGATCGACGACGTCGATGCGCTCGTCGCCGAGGTGGGCGCGATCGCCCGCGACGAAGGCCGACCGGCGCGCGTCGTGGTCGCGGGCGGCGGCCTGCTCGGGCTGGAAGCGGCCGGCGGACTCGCCAAGCTCGGCGCCGATGTCGCGGTGGTGCACTCGGGGCGGTGGCTGATGTCGGCGCAGCTCGACGAGGGCGCCGGCCGGGCGCTCGGGCGTCTCATCACGGCGCAGGGGCTCGCACTGCACCTCGGCACCCGACCCGCGGCCGTCGAAGTCGAGGGCGATCGCGTCACGGGCGTGGCGCTGACCGACGGCACCCGCGTCGCCGCCGACGTGATCGTGTTCGCGATCGGCATCCGCGCTCGCGACGAGCTGGGCCGCGCGCTCGGCCTCGAACTCGGCGAGCGCGGCGGGATCGCGATCGATCGCGCCTGTCGCACCTCGGCGGCGAACATCTGGGCGATCGGCGAGGTCGCGAGCTTCGAGGGCCGCTGCACCGGCCTCGTCGCCCCGGCGAACGCGATGGCCGAGGTCGTCGCCGACCGGCTGCTCGGCGGTGGCGCCGAGTTCTCGGAGGTCGACGACGCCACCAAGCTGAAACTGTCGGGGGTGGATGTCGCGAGCTTCGGGGATGCGCTCGCCACGACGGTCGGCGCGCTCGAGGTCGTGTACGCCGATCCGGCCAGGGGCCTGTATCAGAAGCTCGTGGTCACCGACGACGCGAAGACCCTGCTCGGCGGCATCTTCGTCGGCGACGCCGAACCGTACGCGTCGCTGCGACCGCTGCTCGGCACCGCGCTCTCGGCGGAACCGGCCGCCTACCTCTCGGCCGCGGGCGCCGAACCTCCCGCGGGCGACGAGCTGCCCGACGCGGCGCTGGTGTGCGCGTGCAACAACGTGACCGCGGGAACGATCCGCGGGGCCGTGCACGGACCCGACGGGTGCACCGAGCTCGGCGCGCTGAAGACCTGCACCCGGGCCGGCACCCAGTGCGGCTCGTGCGTGCCGCTCGTGAAGAAGCTCCTCGAGGGCGAGCTGCGCAAGACCGGCGTCGCCATCTCGCGGGCGCTCTGCGAGCACATCCCGATCTCGCGTCAGGAGCTGTTCGACTCGGTTCGGGTGCTGGGCCTCACGAGCTTCGACGACATCATGGCTCGGCTCGGCACCGGGCGCGGCTGCGATGTCTGCAAGCCCGCGATCGCCTCGATCCTGGCCGCCGAGCACGGCAGCTACATCCTCGACGCCGGTCGCGGCACCCTGCAGGACACCAACGACCGCGCGATGGCGAACATGCAGAAGGACGGCACCTACTCGGTGGTGCCGCGCATCCCGGCCGGCGAGATCACGCCCGACAAGCTCGCGGTGATCGCCGAGGTCGCGATGGAGTTCGGCTTGTACACGAAGATCACCGGCGGCCAGCGCATCGACCTCTTCGGCGCCCGGCTGGACCAGCTTCCCGACATCTGGAAGCGGCTCGTCGACGCGGGCTTCGAGTCGGGTCAGGCGTACGGCAAGGCGCTGCGCAACGTGAAGAGCTGCGTCGGCTCCACCTGGTGCCGGTACGGCGTGCAGGACTCGGTCGCGATGGCGATCCGGCTCGAGCTGCGCTACCGCGGGCTGCGTTCGCCGCACAAGCTGAAGTTCGGCGTCTCGGGGTGCGCGCGCGAGTGCGCCGAAGCCCGCGGCAAGGACGTCGGCGTCATCGCCACCGAGGCCGGATGGAATCTCTACGTGGGCGGCAACGGCGGGTTCCAGCCCTCGCACGCGCAGCTGCTCGCGAGCGACCTCGACGACGAGACCCTGATCAAGTACATCGACCGCTACCTGATGTACTACATCCGCACCGCCGACCGGCTGCAGCGCACCGCGCGCTGGATGGAGGACCTCGACGGCGGACTCGACCACGTGCGCGAGGTCGTGGTCGAGGACTCGCTCGGCCTCGCCGAGGAACTCGAGGCCGCGGTCGCGCGCCACGTCGGCGGCTACGAGGACGAGTGGGCGGCCACCCTCGCCGATCCCGAGCGGTTGCGACGATTCCGCGCGTTCGTGAACGAGCCGACCGCACCGACCGTCGCGCGGGTGCGCGAACGCGGGCAGCTTCGGCCGGCCACACCCGAAGAGCAGGCCCGCGGCGAAGCCGTGCTGGTCGCCGGTCCCACCATCCCGGTTCGCGGGAGCGACGCGTGAGCGCCGCGACCGTCGGCCGCGTGACCCTCGTCGGCGGCGGCCCAGGCGACCCCGATCTGCTCACCGTGCGCGCGGTGCGTGCGCTCGCGGACGCCGACGTCGTGCTCTACGACCGGCTCGCCCCGCACGCGACGCTCGCCGAGCTCGCGCCGCGGGCGCGCCTGATCGACGTGGGCAAGCGCCCCGGCCACCACGCGGTTCCGCAGCACGAGATCGAGGCCCTGCTCGTCGAGCACGCCGCGACCGGCGCGCACGTGGTCCGGCTGAAGGGCGGCGATCCCTACGTGTTCGGTCGCGGCGGCGAGGAAGTGCTCGCCTGTCGCGCCGCGGGCATCCCGGTGACGGTCGTGCCCGGCGTCTCGAGCGCGATCGCGGTGCCCGCAGCCGCCGGGATCCCCCTCACCCACCGCGGCGTCAGCCACCTGTTCACCGTCGTGTCGGGGCACGCGCCCCTCACCGACGACGAGCTCGACCGGCTCGCCGGGCTGGGCGGCACCATCGTGGTCCTGATGGGGGTGAACACGCTGCCCTCCGTCGCATCCGGTCTGCTCCGGTTCGGACTCGACCGCAGCACGCCCGTCGCGATCGTCGAACGCGGCACCCGGCCCGACCAGCGCACCACGATCGCGCCGCTCGACCGCATCGTCGTGGCCGCCGGCGTCGCCCACGCGGCCTCCCCGGCGGTGATCGTGATCGGCGAGGTGGTGGGCCTCGCGTCCGCCGGCGAAGCCGACGCCCTCGCCGTCATCGACCGCGCCGCGTCGTTGGGAGCGGAACCGTGAGCGACCTCGGCGAACCGGTGCTCGGGTTCCGGCCCGATCAGCTCGAAGGGTTCCGCATCGGCGTGACCAGCGATCGCCGTTCGAACGACCTCATCGACGCGTTCGAACGCCGGGGCGCGCAGGTGCTGCACGCCCCGACGCTGCGGATCGCGAATGCGCAGAGCGACGGGCCCGTGATCGACGACACCCGCGCGATCATCGACGCCCGCCCCGAGGTGCTGCTCGCGACGACGGCGTACGGCATCCGACGTTGGTTCGAGGTCGCCGACGCGGCGGGACTCGGGCACGAGCTCGTCGAGGTGCTCGAGCACGCGGACATCCTCGTGCGCGGGCCGAAGGCCCGCGGCAGCATCCGTGCCGCCGGCCTCGACGACGCCGGCATGAGCGAGCGCGAGACGACCGAGTCGCTCGTCGACCTCGTCCTCGCGCAGCGGCCCGAGGCATCCGTCATCGCGGTGCAGTTGCACGGCGAGCTGCGCCCGACCGAGCTCGAGCGGTTGCGCAGCGCCGGC from Agromyces larvae includes the following:
- the nirB gene encoding nitrite reductase large subunit NirB; this translates as MSESASAHQADVREVLIVGAGPAAHRLADSLHARDHERAVRVTVVGEESWHPYDRVALSTRLAGEVDLTLQPSEMWSEDQVRLVVGERVEAVDPAARTATTDAGRVLHWDELVLATGSSAPVPDLPGAEHARVYRTIDDVDALVAEVGAIARDEGRPARVVVAGGGLLGLEAAGGLAKLGADVAVVHSGRWLMSAQLDEGAGRALGRLITAQGLALHLGTRPAAVEVEGDRVTGVALTDGTRVAADVIVFAIGIRARDELGRALGLELGERGGIAIDRACRTSAANIWAIGEVASFEGRCTGLVAPANAMAEVVADRLLGGGAEFSEVDDATKLKLSGVDVASFGDALATTVGALEVVYADPARGLYQKLVVTDDAKTLLGGIFVGDAEPYASLRPLLGTALSAEPAAYLSAAGAEPPAGDELPDAALVCACNNVTAGTIRGAVHGPDGCTELGALKTCTRAGTQCGSCVPLVKKLLEGELRKTGVAISRALCEHIPISRQELFDSVRVLGLTSFDDIMARLGTGRGCDVCKPAIASILAAEHGSYILDAGRGTLQDTNDRAMANMQKDGTYSVVPRIPAGEITPDKLAVIAEVAMEFGLYTKITGGQRIDLFGARLDQLPDIWKRLVDAGFESGQAYGKALRNVKSCVGSTWCRYGVQDSVAMAIRLELRYRGLRSPHKLKFGVSGCARECAEARGKDVGVIATEAGWNLYVGGNGGFQPSHAQLLASDLDDETLIKYIDRYLMYYIRTADRLQRTARWMEDLDGGLDHVREVVVEDSLGLAEELEAAVARHVGGYEDEWAATLADPERLRRFRAFVNEPTAPTVARVRERGQLRPATPEEQARGEAVLVAGPTIPVRGSDA
- the cobA gene encoding uroporphyrinogen-III C-methyltransferase, which encodes MSAATVGRVTLVGGGPGDPDLLTVRAVRALADADVVLYDRLAPHATLAELAPRARLIDVGKRPGHHAVPQHEIEALLVEHAATGAHVVRLKGGDPYVFGRGGEEVLACRAAGIPVTVVPGVSSAIAVPAAAGIPLTHRGVSHLFTVVSGHAPLTDDELDRLAGLGGTIVVLMGVNTLPSVASGLLRFGLDRSTPVAIVERGTRPDQRTTIAPLDRIVVAAGVAHAASPAVIVIGEVVGLASAGEADALAVIDRAASLGAEP
- the nirD gene encoding nitrite reductase small subunit NirD → MTILLDTTWRTVCAVEDLEPNWAEAALLDDRQVAIVLVSDDEVYAVDHHDPHSGAPVMARGIVGSRGDRPTIASPLHKEVYDLGTGECYTDPSLVLRTYRTRVVGGSIEVELAS
- the map gene encoding type I methionyl aminopeptidase produces the protein MIELRTPAELDEMRPAGRFVASVLEATAAAAKVGVNLLELDAIAHEMIRKAGAESCYIDYHPSFGASPFGKVICTSVNDAVLHGLPHDYTLRDGDLLSLDFAASVNGWVSDSAISLVVGTPRDADLRLIDTTERALAAGIAAATVGNRIGDISRAIADVARAQGYSINTDFGGHGVGRTMHGDPHVPNNGRPGRGMPLKPGLVIAIEPWFLETTDRIFTDPDGWTLRSADGSRGAHSEHTVAITEQGPIVLTQRAG